The window CAACTCCCGGATATCAACGCCGTCGATCTCGACCGAACCGGCATCCGGATCATAAAAACGAAGTAAAAGGTTGATAAACGTGGTTTTTCCCGCTCCGCTCGGCCCGACGATTCCTACCTTCTCGCCTTTCCTGACCACAAGGTTAAAATCCCTGAACAGAGGCAAGCCTCCATAGGCGAACGAGATGTGGCGGAAGCGAATTTCTTCCCGAACCGTGGCCAGGTCCAGGGAATCCGGATTTTCTCGCACCAATGGCTTGACGTCCAGGATCTCGAAGACACGTTCGACCGAAGCCAGGCTTTGTTGTAAAAGCTGAAACGCATTGGAAAAGTGGGACATGGGGCCGGCGGCCACAGCTAAATACCCCAGGAAAGAAATGAGACCTCCCGGGGTCAAGCGGCCGAAAACCACCTCCCTTCCGCCATACCAGATCACCGCCACCAGACAGAAAGAGGCCAGAAACTCCACCAGAGGAGTGAACAGGGCCTTTACCCGAGCCTGTTTCATAGCCAGGGAGAAGTTCCCTTCGTTCTCCCGCTCAAATTTCTCCTGTTCGTGATGACCACTGACATAGGACTGAATAATTTTCATACCAATCACCGCCCGTTCGACCAAATCGGTCAAGACAGCCGTTTTGTGTTGCAGGAGGTGCGATACGCCCCGGATCTTTTTCCCCAGAATATCGATACTGGCCCCCACCAGGGGAATGACGATGATCGTAAACAGGGCCAGCCGCCAGTGGATAAAGAAAAGAACTACGATCGACCCGACGAAGATCAACACATTCATGAAGAGGTTGATGAAGGCATTGGAAAAGAGGTTTTGAAGGTTCGTAATATCGTTGGTCATCCGGGAGATGATATCTCCGGAGGAAGTACGCTGGAAAAAGGCGGCGGAGAGGGAATAGAGGTGCTGATAGAGTTCGGAGCGGAGCTTCGCAATCAGGCGGAATCCGGCCAGAGAGATCCAGTAACTTTGGAGGTAGGAAGCCACCCCCCTGAAAAAATACAGGACAATCACTGAAACCGCAATAATCAGGAGGATCTGGAGGTTGCGCTCAATCAGGGCCCGATCAATGATGTCCCTGATCAACCAGGGCAGGATCAGGCTTGAACCCGCTCCGACCAGAGCCATCATCAACGCCCCGAAGACAAACAACCCATAGGGCTTGAGGTATCTCGCGACTCGTAAAAAACTGGATATCTTTTCCTTTTTTTTCAACATAGCCATCCCCGACCGGCGAACCCGAACGCTATCCGGAGAATCTCCCATTGTTTTAGGGACAACCCGTACATATCCTGGGGACAGTGCATTACTGACTCCTGGCCTGGCTGTTCCAGCCGATCAATCACCACTCACCCTATTGTACGCTAATCTGACTGAGAATCGTACCCTGGAAAGGTTATTTTAACACCGGATGGTGATCAGGCAAAAACAGTAAGTGGGATAGCACTACCCCCGGTTTAGGCTATAATAGGAAGAAGTTTGCAACATATCTCCGGGAGG is drawn from Atribacteraceae bacterium and contains these coding sequences:
- a CDS encoding ABC transporter ATP-binding protein, which translates into the protein MLKKKEKISSFLRVARYLKPYGLFVFGALMMALVGAGSSLILPWLIRDIIDRALIERNLQILLIIAVSVIVLYFFRGVASYLQSYWISLAGFRLIAKLRSELYQHLYSLSAAFFQRTSSGDIISRMTNDITNLQNLFSNAFINLFMNVLIFVGSIVVLFFIHWRLALFTIIVIPLVGASIDILGKKIRGVSHLLQHKTAVLTDLVERAVIGMKIIQSYVSGHHEQEKFERENEGNFSLAMKQARVKALFTPLVEFLASFCLVAVIWYGGREVVFGRLTPGGLISFLGYLAVAAGPMSHFSNAFQLLQQSLASVERVFEILDVKPLVRENPDSLDLATVREEIRFRHISFAYGGLPLFRDFNLVVRKGEKVGIVGPSGAGKTTFINLLLRFYDPDAGSVEIDGVDIRELKIASLRNLIGVVLQDSLILGGTVRENILYGKFTASDEELCSASEKAHADEFIRNLDQGYDTPVGESGNRLSGGQKQRIAIARALLKNPPILVFDEATSSLDPESEQFIIDSIHRIERDKILIVIAHSLHVVETLDRIIFLKDGEINGVGTHRALLRDNPVYREIFGKRRRGVRG